One Bacteroidales bacterium genomic window, CAAATTGCCGAGAGCAATTTCAGTTTTGCCATAGGGGTAGGCCTTGGCTCTCACAATTTCTACAGCAATGCTTTTGTGGTAGAAGACTCCATGAACGTCTCAGCATTTTATCCTATCAAAAGCCTCCATCCGCGTACCAGTTACAAAAGGAATAAAGTTAGTTACACTTATTTCGATGTACCGCTCGAATTCAGACTGCGCACCACCAAAGGGTTTCGGGCAGCCGTGGGATTCAAGGTTGGTTTCCTCATCGACAATCATAGCAAATATCGTGGCGACGACTATGTCTTTGGTACCAACGACAAAATTCACATGAAACTTAAAGACGTTCCCAATATCGAGAAATTGAGATACGGCATCACCGCCAGGGTCGGCTGGAAATATGTCAACCTCATGGGATTCTATTCACTCACCGATCTGTTTACCAAAGACAAAGGCCCCGAGACCTATCCAATTTCTGTAGGTATTTCGCTGATGCCATTTTAATGGTGTTTTTGTTGGAAATTTAAAAATTATTACCGCTTTCCTTTTTGGCTGGCGGTTTTTTTTATCACCAGATTACCGGTCATCAATCCCGGCGCAGTAGCTCTGATCACCAGTGGCGCGTCCAAAGTTTCGGTGCGCAACAATGCCGAAGCAATGCCTGCCTGTGCCTGCACTGGGTTTTGACCAATGATTGCTCCGCTGCCTTCAATCGCAAACCGCACTTCAACATCCGAATCATAAACGGTATTGCCAATGCTGTCGGTAATAAATGCATTTACGATAAAAATATCCTGGTGATCTGTGTTAATGGATATTCCTTCCAGATCAGCCTGCAGCATTATTCGGGCTGGTGCTCCGGCTATGTCAACTTTATGTCGTGTAGCTTCCTTCCCGTCGATATAGCCGATGGCGGTGAGTTTTGCCGTTCCCACGGGCACATTTGCAAAATAATAAGGAGGAAACCTGAGCGAGGCAAACACAGAATCTTTTATAGCCGATTGTCGTGCTATCAGGCTGTCGCCGAAGATTAATTCTACTTCCTGGCAATTGCTGTAAACTGTGATGTTGGGCAAAGATTGACGCGTATTGTAGCTGGCGATAAAAACCATTGGTCCGGATGCAACGTGCAGAGGATATTGCTCCTGTGGTGGGCGCTGGCTTTGGTAGAAATACCATGCGAACTTAGGAATCCTGAAAATATCTGCAATTCCCGAAGCTTCCAGGTCATCAGCATAGCCGCGGTTGTAGTCGAACATGAGCCAGTTGGCATGGCCGATTGTGCCAACGCCCCTGCGATTGGATGCCGTAGCTTCGGAGAAGTTGAGTGCCTGTTGCAGTAAACACTTTTCGCCGTTTCCACGAAGCTGCCGGCTGGTGCGTTCATCAGCTTTCAGATCGCCAAAAGCCTTTTGATTAAAACCCGCATTCTTTGCATAATATTCCCAGTCGCCATATTCGGCCACAAAAACTTTTCGGCTTCCATTTTTATAAAAATTCCAATAATCAGGCGGCTCGGCATGTTGTCTTGCCGGGATAAAGAGATCGTAGGCGGGATGATCCATCCAGCCGGCCGAGTAGCTATCGCCGAAAGGCAACTCCTCATTGAGGATTTCATTCACCGTTTGCATGTATTCGTCCGTCATCCACGACTCGTTGAGCGACAGCTCCCAAAAAGCCACACACGCGTGGTTGCGGTCTCGGCGAATCATGTCGCGGCAATTCTGAAATGAGTTTTCAACAAACACCGAACCTCCAAAATATTGCCATCCCGGGATGCAATCCATTACTAACAGCCCCAGTGCATCGCACGCATTCATAAAAGCTTCGGCATGCGGATAATGCGACAACCGCACAAAATCGAATCCCGCACTTTTTATCTTCACTGCGTCGCGCCATTGCGCCTCATCCGACAAAGCATAGCCCACATAAGGATACTCCTGATGGCGGTTGGTGCCGCGGAGGAATTGCTTTTCACCATTCACAAAAAAACCATTTTCGGTTAACTCAATTTTCCGGATGCCAATGTTGAGACTTATCGAATCGAGCAGGCGCTCTCCGGCCATCAGTTCTAACAATAGCCGGTAGAGGTGTGGCTGCTGTGGCGACCACAACAGCGGATCGTCCACCACCAACTCCTGTTGCAGCGTTATGGTGCTGTCTGGCTTTACGTGTTTTTTGTCGGAGCGAAAATGAAAAATCTGTCCGTCCGGGGAAATCAGCGTGGTAAGCAAACGGAGATTTTCCCCGGAACCGCTCTCGTTTTTTGCTTGTACGCGCAAAATGCCTTGCGCCAGTTCCGCGTTCACCTCATCAAAATCTACCAGCACGCCGCCGCCGGCTGCTTCGTTGGCCTCCACCGCATCGGTGATAAAAATTTTGCCGGTGGTGATCAGATGGACATTCCGATAGATGCCGCCAAAATTGTTGAAGTCGAGATCGGCAAGCGCCTTGCCCGGCGGCACTTGAGGATTGTCGGTATTGTCCACCCAAACCTCTATCTGATTGGTGCTATCAGCACACAAAAACGGCGTGGCATCCACAGTAAAAGGCAGGTAGCCACCGCTGTGTGTCAGCACTTTTTCTCCATTGATATACACCGTCGCCATCTGCATCACACCTTCAAAATAGAGGAAGAATTTCTTGTCATTAATTTCGCTTACGCTAAATGTTTTTATGTAATGCCCCAAACCCTGAAATTGATCATTGACCACCAGCGACTCGATGCGCATGGTGTTTGGCAGGTTGATGGTTTCCCAATCCGTAAAAGTGGTATCACCTGTCGCTTTGCGCGAAAATTTCCAGCCGCTGCCGAAGTTTTCGGTAATACGATAAATATTGTCGGAAGAGCTGGTGCAACTTGCAATCGTAACAGAAATTACGAAAAACAGGAAAGCCCTCAGGTTGATGTTATTCATGTTTCAAAAACTTTTGGGTGTTGACGTTGGAGTCTTTTGTGATGATTTTTTAATATTATTTAGTTGGACACAATTCCGGTTCACATTGATCTCACCCCCGGCTCTTCTCCAATTGGAGAGGAAAGCTCTGCTACGTGGCTTCCTCAATGAATTCGAGCGGAATGCTTCGTTTATTTCAGGTTTTAAAAAACCATGTCAATCAATGCATTTCGATGCTGTGAAGCATGTAAAAGAGGTGTTGCAGATGTTTGGTGATTTCGGTGATGTATTCGGTAGCCCCGCGCACTGAGCCCGGAATGGCAAAAAGCAGCGTGTTGTCGTTTGCGCCAGCCACGGCTCGGCTGATGAGAGCAGCTGGTTTTTCGATGCCATATTTCCAACGTATCATCTCGATGATGCCGGGAATGGGTTTTTTGATAAAATCATTTATTATTTCAGGCGTGATGTCGCGCGGGCCGATGCCTGTGCCGCCAGTGGTGATGATCAGATCGGTGGCAGACAACGCATCTTTGAGCAGCTCGCGAAGCTGCATTTCGCTGTCGGGAATGACAATATTTTCAATTTCCAGGCGCCAGTCTATTTTATCGAAATAACCCTGCAAAACTGATGCTACTGCAGGGCCACTTTTATCTTCGTAAATACCCCGGCTGGCACGGTCGCTCAGCGTAATTATTAGCGCTTTAAATACCTTGGGAATATGTTGCATTTGGTCGCCGGGATGAAGCTCGCCAGCGTGCGCCACACGACAAAAGATACCTTCGCGCGGCATTACATAATTGCCCGGCTCACGAAATACGTCGTGAAAAGGTTTGCCTTTTTGCACCACTTCCAGCACTACCTCATTTTTTACAAAGCGATCGAATATGCGCACATCAGTAACGTCGGAAGTTTCGAAAAGGATGTTCTCGGCAAACTGTCCCGATTTTAGCGGTCGTGCGCCGGTGATATCATAAAAACGCTTTGCATGCGCCACGTCAAACATGCTCACAGGCCGGGTGGAACCAGCATGGACATCGCCAGCAACGCCTTCGGGTTCCAGGATCAGTTTTTCGACAGGCATCTTACGACCGCGCTTGTCGGCGGCATTGGTGGCTAATATTTTTATGGTTTGCATTATGAAGTTAATTTTACCAATGAAAATGTTTTCTAAATAATCAGCCACAAAGATAAGGGAAAGGAGAAGTTATCGGGGTGGCGGGTTGTCGGGTTGGGAATATTTTATGAGAATTTCAAATATGTTGATGTAGAGACGCCCGATCCCCGAATAGTCTGGGCAGGCTGGACGTCTCTGCAGGCTCTTCCATTTATTTTAACTTGAGATCTCTTCTACTTCTTCGAGGCAGGAGGAGCGGTACCCAAGGGCAGCAACGGCTGTATAAATGCGCTATTGCACATATTTTTATGTGCTGCTATTAATAAACTAATTAAAAACCCCTGATTTTACCATTCTTATTAGTTTTGAACCGCGGCACGAAAATGAACAATAGCCTGGGGCATGCGTGATTCGTTAATCATCATAATTTCTATTATCCTCCAAAATCCTTTTTCTTTTCTCATTTAAATTTTCATTAAAAAGACTTCGGCTTTTGTCAAAATATGGCGTTTGTATTCTATTAATGTCAATGATGCAATGAAAAAGATCATCAGTCACAAAAGGTTTCCCCAAATTATTTTTTAACTCAAGCACCTTATTGGGATCTGCTTTTTTAAACGCATCGGATAACCAAACTATTAATGGGATTTCAACATTTGCTTTGGGGAGTCCTCCGGCATAAGTATGTCCGACCTGATCAAGTTCATCATAGATATTTTCGCCATGGTCCGACAAATAAATGCCCGTCATTACTTCATTTTTCAAAGTACTAAATGAAGAAAGTATGCTAAACAGGGAATCGACGATAAAGTCATTGTATAATACAGAATTGTCATATTCAGCAATTGTCTTTTCCTTTTCTGTGTGGCCGCTGAAGAGATTAAATTGATTAGGATAACGTTTTTTGTATGAAGAATGGCTACCCATTAAGTGTACTATTATTAGTTTTTTATTTGCATCCATCTCCAGAATATCCATAAGCGGAGCGAATAATTTGCTATCGTAGGATGCAGTCAACGTAGCCTCCATAGACGAATTGCTTGCAATGTTGACGAATTTATAATCATCAGCTTTTTTGGCAAATGAGGTAA contains:
- a CDS encoding porin family protein, which gives rise to MKRVLIIVLIVCAGFQSFGQPVDVSTRKKVSAVFDLFNDFYVDVPDSIDNKFFNLGVNLDLLYDFQIAESNFSFAIGVGLGSHNFYSNAFVVEDSMNVSAFYPIKSLHPRTSYKRNKVSYTYFDVPLEFRLRTTKGFRAAVGFKVGFLIDNHSKYRGDDYVFGTNDKIHMKLKDVPNIEKLRYGITARVGWKYVNLMGFYSLTDLFTKDKGPETYPISVGISLMPF
- a CDS encoding glycoside hydrolase family 2 TIM barrel-domain containing protein, which translates into the protein MNNINLRAFLFFVISVTIASCTSSSDNIYRITENFGSGWKFSRKATGDTTFTDWETINLPNTMRIESLVVNDQFQGLGHYIKTFSVSEINDKKFFLYFEGVMQMATVYINGEKVLTHSGGYLPFTVDATPFLCADSTNQIEVWVDNTDNPQVPPGKALADLDFNNFGGIYRNVHLITTGKIFITDAVEANEAAGGGVLVDFDEVNAELAQGILRVQAKNESGSGENLRLLTTLISPDGQIFHFRSDKKHVKPDSTITLQQELVVDDPLLWSPQQPHLYRLLLELMAGERLLDSISLNIGIRKIELTENGFFVNGEKQFLRGTNRHQEYPYVGYALSDEAQWRDAVKIKSAGFDFVRLSHYPHAEAFMNACDALGLLVMDCIPGWQYFGGSVFVENSFQNCRDMIRRDRNHACVAFWELSLNESWMTDEYMQTVNEILNEELPFGDSYSAGWMDHPAYDLFIPARQHAEPPDYWNFYKNGSRKVFVAEYGDWEYYAKNAGFNQKAFGDLKADERTSRQLRGNGEKCLLQQALNFSEATASNRRGVGTIGHANWLMFDYNRGYADDLEASGIADIFRIPKFAWYFYQSQRPPQEQYPLHVASGPMVFIASYNTRQSLPNITVYSNCQEVELIFGDSLIARQSAIKDSVFASLRFPPYYFANVPVGTAKLTAIGYIDGKEATRHKVDIAGAPARIMLQADLEGISINTDHQDIFIVNAFITDSIGNTVYDSDVEVRFAIEGSGAIIGQNPVQAQAGIASALLRTETLDAPLVIRATAPGLMTGNLVIKKTASQKGKR
- a CDS encoding molybdenum cofactor synthesis domain-containing protein, which codes for MQTIKILATNAADKRGRKMPVEKLILEPEGVAGDVHAGSTRPVSMFDVAHAKRFYDITGARPLKSGQFAENILFETSDVTDVRIFDRFVKNEVVLEVVQKGKPFHDVFREPGNYVMPREGIFCRVAHAGELHPGDQMQHIPKVFKALIITLSDRASRGIYEDKSGPAVASVLQGYFDKIDWRLEIENIVIPDSEMQLRELLKDALSATDLIITTGGTGIGPRDITPEIINDFIKKPIPGIIEMIRWKYGIEKPAALISRAVAGANDNTLLFAIPGSVRGATEYITEITKHLQHLFYMLHSIEMH